One Gossypium hirsutum isolate 1008001.06 chromosome A11, Gossypium_hirsutum_v2.1, whole genome shotgun sequence genomic window carries:
- the LOC107922694 gene encoding alpha-1,6-mannosyl-glycoprotein 2-beta-N-acetylglucosaminyltransferase: MLCIVSSMANCRKLRLKDAALKRLLSVVVVTLLGVLLLIVSLRTNTTPGLSELDEDLSEIADIQSFSEKLNLPKQNEFSIRLAKQNQMPPRNRDLYPKLAKDHITIVLYVHNRPQYLQVVVKSLSKVVGISETLLIVSHDGYFEEMNKIVEGIKFCQVKQIFAPYSPHVFPDSFPGVSSNDCKEKDDAGKKHCVGSPDQYGNHRSPRIVSLKHHWWWMMNTVWDGLKETRGHNGHILFIEEDHFIYPNAYRNLQLLVSLKPIKCPDCYAANLAPCDVNLRGEGWDSLIAERMGNVGYAFNRTVWRKIHKKAKEFCFFDDYNWDITMWATVYPSFGSPVYTLRGPRTSAVHFGKCGLHQGQGQTNACIDNGSVNMQVDDIDKVANIRSEWGVHVYDNQPGYKAGFKGWGGWGDDRDRQLCLNFAQMYHSHNTYLSAVTMS, encoded by the coding sequence ATGTTGTGTATTGTTAGTTCTATGGCTAATTGCAGGAAACTGCGTTTGAAAGATGCAGCTCTTAAACGTTTGCTATCTGTAGTTGTAGTTACCTTATTAGGAGTTTTACTTTTGATAGTTTCTCTTAGGACCAATACAACCCCAGGTTTAAGTGAATTAGATGAAGATTTAAGTGAAATCGCTGATATTCAGAGCTTTAGTGAGAAACTCAACCTTCCTAAACAGAATGAGTTTTCGATTCGATTGGCAAAGCAAAACCAGATGCCCCCTAGGAATAGAGATCTGTATCCTAAGTTAGCTAAAGATCATATAACCATTGTTTTATACGTGCATAATCGGCCGCAATATCTCCAAGTGGTTGTTAAGAGCTTGTCCAAGGTTGTGGGCATAAGTGAAACATTGTTGATAGTTAGCCACGATGGCTACTTTGAAGAAATGAATAAGATTGTGGAAGGGATCAAATTTTGCCAAGTGAAGCAGATATTTGCCCCGTATTCGCCTCATGTGTTTCCCGACAGTTTTCCAGGTGTTTCATCAAATGACTGTAAGGAAAAAGATGATGCTGGGAAGAAACATTGTGTTGGGAGTCCTGATCAGTATGGGAACCACCGGTCTCCAAGGATAGTTTCTTTGAAGCATCATTGGTGGTGGATGATGAACACTGTGTGGGATGGGTTGAAGGAGACCAGAGGGCACAATGGACATATTCTTTTCATAGAGGAGGATCACTTCATTTACCCCAATGCATATCGCAACCTACAGCTTCTTGTTTCGCTGAAGCCTATCAAATGCCCAGATTGCTATGCTGCAAATCTGGCACCTTGTGATGTGAATTTAAGAGGGGAAGGATGGGATAGTTTGATTGCAGAGAGAATGGGAAATGTAGGTTATGCCTTCAATCGGACTGTTTGGAGAAAAATCCACAAGAAAGCTAAAGAGTTTTGCTTCTTCGATGATTACAATTGGGATATAACAATGTGGGCGACAGTCTATCCTTCGTTTGGCAGTCCAGTGTACACGTTACGAGGTCCAAGGACTAGTGCAGTTCACTTCGGGAAATGTGGTTTGCATCAGGGCCAAGGGCAGACTAATGCTTGCATTGATAATGGATCAGTAAACATGCAAGTAGATGACATTGATAAGGTTGCTAATATCAGATCAGAATGGGGTGTGCATGTGTATGACAATCAACCTGGGTATAAAGCCGGGTTTAAGGGCTGGGGTGGCTGGGGAGATGACAGAGATCGTCAATTATGCTTGAATTTTGCTCAAATGTACCATTCGCACAACACTTATCTTTCAGCTGTGACGATGAGTTGA
- the LOC107924602 gene encoding nuclear transcription factor Y subunit B-3 has product MAESDNESGGHNNSGGNAHSETSAREQDRFLPIANVSRIMKKALPANAKISKDAKETVQECVSEFISFITGEASDKCQREKRKTINGDDLLWAMTTLGFEEYVEPLKIYLQKYREMEGEKSSMGRGEKDGASGGSSGGASGSGGGGSGGGGGVGPGGGGGGGFNGGGMYGGMMMMGHHQGHVYGSGGYHHQISMEKRGGTGVAVANDEARGGAAVRSR; this is encoded by the coding sequence ATGGCTGAATCCGACAATGAATCGGGGGGGCATAACAACAGCGGAGGAAACGCTCACAGCGAAACGTCGGCGCGTGAGCAAGACAGGTTCTTGCCGATCGCAAACGTAAGCAGGATCATGAAAAAGGCGTTGCCGGCGAACGCTAAGATCTCCAAAGACGCTAAAGAAACGGTCCAGGAATGCGTCTCCGAGTTCATCAGTTTCATCACAGGAGAAGCTTCAGACAAGTGTCAGCGCGAAAAGCGGAAGACCATTAACGGGGATGATCTGCTTTGGGCCATGACGACGCTTGGATTCGAGGAGTACGTGGAGCCCTTGAAGATTTATTTGCAGAAGTACAGGGAGATGGAAGGCGAGAAGAGCTCCATGGGAAGGGGAGAAAAAGATGGCGCTAGTGGTGGTTCCTCCGGCGGGGCAAGTGGCAGCGGTGGCGGAGGGAGTGGCGGTGGAGGTGGAGTAGGTCcgggtggtggtggtggtggtggattCAATGGAGGAGGGATGTACGGAGGGATGATGATGATGGGGCATCATCAAGGTCACGTTTACGGCTCCGGTGGGTATCATCATCAGATTAGCATGGAGAAACGTGGTGGCACAGGCGTTGCCGTTGCCAATGATGAAGCAAGAGGTGGAGCTGCTGTCAGGTCAAGGTAG